TCAAGTTGCACAGCCGTTAGATGCAGTTTTTTCTAATGCAGCACTGCATTGGGTTAAAGAAGCAGATGCAGTCATTAGTTGCACTTGGCAGGCATTAAAGCCAAGAGGTCGATTTGTAGCAGAATTTGGTGGAAAAGGAAATGTTCATGCGATCGCATCAACTCTCTTTAGTATCATAGAATCAAAGGGTTCTACTACCTTAGAAAGCCTTAATCCCTGGTATTTTCCCAGCATTGGTGATTATGCCACACGTTTAGAAAAACAAGGTTTTAATGTCACCTATGCGGTTTTATTTGACCGTCCTACACCTTTAGCAGACGGAGAAGCAGGTCTTGCTAATTGGATAAGAATGTTTGCAAGTACTGTTCTTGCTAAATATTCTGTTGAAGAACAAAATAGCTTAATTGCTGCACTTG
This Oculatellaceae cyanobacterium DNA region includes the following protein-coding sequences:
- a CDS encoding methyltransferase domain-containing protein; amino-acid sequence: MAETSWNADLYQGKHAFVWQYGEDIVELLSPQPGERILDLGCGTGQLTEKIASVGAEVMGIDNSAAMITKAEANYPQIPFAVADARNFQVAQPLDAVFSNAALHWVKEADAVISCTWQALKPRGRFVAEFGGKGNVHAIASTLFSIIESKGSTTLESLNPWYFPSIGDYATRLEKQGFNVTYAVLFDRPTPLADGEAGLANWIRMFASTVLAKYSVEEQNSLIAALEQRLKPTLYRDGTWIADYRRLRVVAIKS